In a single window of the Deltaproteobacteria bacterium genome:
- a CDS encoding thiolase family protein → MAEMKEVVVVDAVRSAIGKSGRKGMEKGGQLIQASSQDLLAAVMRGLLDRVKAKYPKFDERDIEDVIVGCLSQVGDQGGNVARIASLLAGIPYEASACTVNQYCNAGLKTINFASRAIKCGDGDVFLCAGVEIMSHYGMGSDIQVGLTAGLPVRLSSRMQETGMTVPQGLCAEIISDKYGHTREDLDRFGMWSMKKAVEAQRKDWFTDHIIPFEFTYEDQNYRVEKDEVLRPKVLDDPEGFYEDLGKLKPPFKPEGGMVTAGNSSQIVDGAGAVLLMSADKAEELEIEPLCKVTGMASAGGEPVPMLLAPIPATQKALKRAGKTIDDMDIIEPNEAFASPLLVFAKDLGYDVHDPRVNPTGGAIALGHPIGATGAVYFTEMVHHLNRINGRAGVQLMCGGGGIGIATVIEAV, encoded by the coding sequence ATGGCCGAAATGAAAGAAGTTGTGGTCGTTGACGCCGTTCGGAGCGCCATTGGAAAGTCTGGGCGGAAGGGCATGGAAAAGGGTGGTCAGCTTATCCAGGCTTCATCGCAGGACCTTTTAGCAGCGGTAATGCGCGGCCTTTTGGATCGAGTCAAGGCAAAATATCCCAAATTCGATGAGCGGGATATCGAGGATGTCATCGTGGGCTGCCTGAGCCAGGTCGGTGACCAGGGGGGGAATGTAGCCCGAATAGCCTCTCTGCTGGCCGGGATTCCTTATGAAGCCTCAGCCTGTACCGTAAATCAGTATTGTAACGCCGGACTGAAGACCATCAACTTTGCTTCCCGGGCCATCAAGTGCGGTGACGGCGATGTCTTTCTTTGCGCTGGCGTGGAGATTATGTCCCATTATGGCATGGGCTCAGACATACAGGTGGGCCTGACGGCGGGCTTACCGGTGCGGTTGAGCAGCCGTATGCAGGAAACCGGCATGACCGTGCCTCAAGGTTTGTGTGCCGAGATAATCTCTGACAAATACGGCCATACGCGTGAGGACCTGGATCGGTTCGGCATGTGGAGCATGAAAAAGGCGGTCGAGGCCCAAAGGAAGGACTGGTTTACCGATCATATCATTCCTTTTGAATTCACCTATGAGGACCAGAATTACCGGGTGGAAAAAGATGAGGTACTGCGGCCTAAGGTCCTAGATGACCCTGAAGGCTTCTATGAAGATTTAGGAAAGCTGAAACCTCCTTTTAAACCGGAGGGCGGCATGGTAACCGCTGGTAATTCCTCCCAGATTGTGGACGGAGCCGGGGCGGTCCTCTTGATGAGTGCGGACAAGGCTGAAGAATTGGAAATCGAGCCCTTGTGCAAGGTCACAGGTATGGCTTCGGCCGGAGGAGAACCGGTGCCCATGCTTCTGGCCCCGATCCCGGCCACGCAGAAGGCCCTGAAACGCGCGGGCAAGACTATAGATGACATGGATATCATTGAACCCAATGAGGCCTTTGCCAGCCCCTTACTGGTCTTTGCCAAAGACCTTGGATACGACGTTCACGATCCCCGCGTCAATCCCACCGGAGGAGCCATCGCCCTCGGCCATCCCATTGGCGCCACCGGTGCTGTTTACTTTACCGAAATGGTTCATCACCTCAACAGAATAAATGGCAGGGCTGGTGTGCAGCTCATGTGCGGCGGGGGCGGCATCGGTATCGCCACCGTTATCGAGGCCGTGTAA
- a CDS encoding HEAT repeat domain-containing protein — MKDYYQLLGISYNAKANDISRAYRNLALRHHPDVSTGNGERMREINEAYAILSDPARRLTYDRETLGVARSLELDSCLSPWFNPGRRSHLKAMLLNRRAGLRQVPFLMETIARHNDPELCFAIKDLLVCYGHEAAVHLQAYLTHSHERVRYFVLLAINEIGYRPPRHRLITLLQDPSARIRIEVIHALAASKAQGAVPHLKEVLSDEVMSVRLAVIEALEGLGGSLAAEAVTSGLRDSEARIRKTAATALGRLGQMESIVYLREALNDTNPYVCRAARHAIRRLRHKPHNP, encoded by the coding sequence ATGAAGGATTACTACCAGCTTCTGGGCATTAGTTACAACGCCAAGGCAAATGATATTTCCAGGGCCTACCGCAACCTGGCCCTGCGCCATCATCCGGACGTAAGCACCGGGAACGGGGAAAGGATGCGTGAGATTAATGAGGCTTACGCCATCCTGTCCGATCCGGCCCGCCGATTGACTTACGACCGGGAGACCCTGGGAGTTGCCAGGTCTTTGGAGCTGGATTCGTGCCTCAGCCCCTGGTTCAATCCCGGCCGGCGGAGCCACTTGAAGGCCATGCTCCTCAATCGCAGGGCTGGACTTCGGCAGGTGCCTTTCTTAATGGAGACCATTGCCCGGCACAACGATCCTGAGTTATGTTTTGCCATCAAGGATCTCCTGGTCTGCTACGGCCATGAGGCCGCGGTTCACCTCCAGGCTTACTTGACCCATTCCCATGAGCGGGTCAGGTATTTTGTCCTGCTGGCCATAAATGAAATAGGTTACCGGCCGCCCAGGCACCGGCTCATCACCCTGCTTCAGGACCCCTCGGCCAGGATTCGTATTGAGGTCATACATGCCTTGGCCGCTTCAAAGGCCCAGGGAGCCGTCCCTCATCTAAAGGAGGTTCTGTCAGACGAGGTCATGAGCGTACGTCTGGCTGTGATCGAGGCCCTCGAAGGATTGGGCGGCTCGCTTGCGGCTGAGGCCGTTACTTCAGGATTACGCGACAGCGAAGCCCGAATCAGAAAGACGGCCGCCACGGCCCTCGGACGTCTCGGACAGATGGAATCCATCGTTTATCTGCGGGAAGCCCTCAATGATACCAACCCATATGTCTGTCGGGCGGCACGCCATGCCATACGGCGCCTGCGCCATAAGCCGCACAACCCCTGA
- a CDS encoding DUF4070 domain-containing protein, translating into MKVLLVYPRIPDTFWSFSHVLSFVRRKATMPPLGLMTVAALCPEDWEFRLKDLNVTRLQDSDIEWADMVFISAMIIQQEGTEEVIRRVKAIGRPLVAGGPMFASLTEEFDHVDHLVLGEAEETLPRFLADLEKGQPAHIYYAEGKPDLKETPPPRWDLIERKQDYQMMPVQFSRGCPFDCEFCDITLLFGRKPRTKGTAQMIGELEGLYQAGWRGSVFMVDDNFIGSMKKAKDFLAELSRWSQKRGDPFSYTTEASVNLADDEELMHLMTEAGFVNVFLGLETPEEESLAECGKKQNQHRDLIAAVRCIQGNGLQVQGGFIIGFDSDPPDIFERQIRFIQESGVVTAMVGLLSAIPGTRLYKRLMKEGRIISQSSGNNCESGALNFIPTMDREKLLNGYRRVLETLYEPRVYYERIRIFLESYNPRKRHRLDIRMVYGLFMALWHLGIRDRRYTKRYFWRLLFNTLTRKPSLIGEAITHAVYGLHFRRVLLDRVLLER; encoded by the coding sequence ATGAAAGTTCTTTTAGTTTATCCGCGCATCCCAGACACCTTCTGGAGCTTTTCCCATGTCCTCAGTTTTGTGCGCCGTAAAGCAACCATGCCTCCCCTTGGGCTCATGACCGTCGCGGCCTTATGCCCCGAGGACTGGGAGTTTCGTCTCAAGGATTTAAATGTGACCAGGCTTCAAGACAGCGATATCGAGTGGGCTGATATGGTCTTTATCAGCGCCATGATCATCCAGCAGGAGGGAACTGAGGAGGTCATCCGCCGGGTGAAGGCCATCGGGCGCCCTCTAGTAGCCGGCGGGCCCATGTTTGCCAGCCTGACCGAAGAGTTCGATCACGTGGATCACCTGGTGCTCGGTGAGGCTGAGGAAACCCTGCCTCGCTTTTTAGCGGACCTGGAAAAAGGTCAGCCAGCGCATATTTATTATGCAGAGGGGAAACCGGACTTGAAGGAGACTCCACCGCCCCGCTGGGACCTGATTGAACGGAAACAAGACTATCAGATGATGCCGGTTCAGTTTTCACGGGGCTGTCCCTTTGACTGCGAGTTCTGCGACATCACGCTTCTCTTTGGCCGTAAACCCAGAACCAAGGGAACGGCCCAGATGATAGGTGAACTTGAGGGCCTCTATCAGGCGGGATGGCGAGGGTCCGTCTTTATGGTTGACGACAATTTCATCGGGTCCATGAAAAAGGCCAAGGATTTCCTGGCTGAACTATCCCGCTGGTCTCAAAAACGCGGCGACCCCTTTTCCTATACCACCGAGGCCTCGGTCAATCTGGCCGATGACGAGGAGCTCATGCATCTGATGACTGAAGCAGGCTTTGTAAACGTCTTCCTCGGTCTGGAAACGCCGGAAGAGGAATCCCTGGCCGAATGCGGCAAGAAGCAGAATCAGCACCGGGACCTGATCGCGGCAGTCAGGTGCATCCAAGGCAACGGGCTGCAGGTGCAAGGCGGGTTTATTATCGGCTTTGACAGTGATCCGCCGGATATTTTCGAGCGACAAATTCGTTTCATTCAGGAAAGCGGAGTGGTCACGGCCATGGTCGGGCTGCTCTCCGCTATTCCCGGGACGAGGCTTTACAAGCGCCTCATGAAAGAGGGCCGGATTATCAGCCAGTCGTCAGGCAATAACTGTGAGAGCGGCGCCCTCAATTTCATCCCGACCATGGATAGAGAAAAACTGCTGAACGGATACCGCCGGGTGCTGGAGACCCTCTATGAGCCGCGCGTCTACTATGAAAGAATCAGGATTTTTCTTGAAAGTTATAACCCCAGAAAGAGGCATCGGCTGGATATCAGGATGGTTTACGGCTTGTTCATGGCCCTGTGGCATCTGGGAATTAGAGATCGCCGCTACACCAAACGCTACTTCTGGCGCCTGCTTTTTAACACCTTAACGCGTAAGCCGAGCCTTATTGGGGAAGCCATCACCCACGCTGTTTACGGCCTCCACTTCCGCCGGGTTCTTCTTGACCGGGTTCTTCTTGAACGCTAA
- a CDS encoding HAMP domain-containing histidine kinase encodes MFRKLFHPVLIFVSLQVVWFLFLSLWIVWYIQNKLRIEALARQLALRDVSGGWLILVGGSLLMLLILLGINFLFVSQVREARFNRLQADFISSITHELKSPLASIQLYLETINLRDPPPEVAREFIGHMLMETERLSHLIDNILVASRIRRGRLSLDPTPVDIYQFIQDFFNQVMLRYGWDRDAITLSGKTGLIVMVDKQYMEMVLINIVTNAIKYSNRNFRLFIKIEADQDHVNLNFIDQGMGVEPKELKKVFKVFYRSPTIREIGVQGTGLGLFIVRDVIRALGGRVTASSEGFGQGLTITLSLPQVTKSGKKKDE; translated from the coding sequence ATGTTCAGGAAGCTTTTTCATCCAGTTTTGATTTTTGTCAGTCTGCAGGTGGTCTGGTTTTTATTTCTCTCCCTCTGGATTGTCTGGTATATTCAGAACAAGCTCCGGATTGAAGCCTTAGCCCGGCAATTAGCGCTCAGAGATGTCAGCGGGGGCTGGCTGATCCTGGTAGGCGGTTCACTGCTCATGCTCTTGATCCTGCTCGGGATCAACTTTCTCTTCGTGTCTCAGGTCCGCGAAGCCAGGTTCAACCGGCTCCAGGCGGATTTTATCTCCTCCATCACCCACGAACTCAAGAGTCCTCTGGCCTCTATTCAGCTCTACCTTGAAACCATAAACCTGCGTGATCCGCCGCCAGAGGTTGCCCGGGAATTCATCGGCCACATGTTGATGGAAACGGAACGACTCTCACACCTGATTGACAACATACTGGTGGCCTCCCGGATCAGACGCGGCAGGCTGAGCCTCGATCCAACGCCGGTGGACATTTATCAGTTTATTCAGGACTTCTTCAATCAGGTGATGCTAAGATACGGCTGGGACAGGGACGCGATCACCTTAAGCGGAAAAACCGGCCTGATAGTCATGGTTGATAAGCAGTACATGGAGATGGTCTTGATCAATATCGTTACCAATGCCATCAAGTATTCGAACCGGAACTTCAGGCTCTTCATTAAGATCGAAGCGGATCAGGATCATGTCAACCTGAATTTTATTGACCAGGGCATGGGAGTCGAACCCAAGGAACTCAAGAAAGTTTTCAAGGTTTTTTATCGTTCGCCCACGATTCGTGAGATCGGCGTTCAGGGGACAGGGTTGGGTCTGTTCATTGTTCGTGATGTAATCCGTGCTCTGGGCGGCCGGGTCACGGCGAGCAGCGAGGGTTTTGGCCAGGGCTTAACCATTACACTCTCCCTGCCTCAGGTGACCAAATCAGGAAAGAAGAAAGATGAGTGA
- a CDS encoding response regulator transcription factor, whose protein sequence is MSDQFQILLVEDELNLARGLIFNLEAEGYQVILASDGLEAMAQVEQGGFDLVVLDLILPHLNGYEVLQKIRQLYPRLPVIILTAKLEESDRVLGLELGADDYLTKPFHLKELLLRIKGMLRRLTWYAEPRPEEPYCFGQNRVDFNTFKAYGAGGQERTLTVKEAYLLKVLIDHEGKAVSRKQLLEEVWGYHPDMVTRTVDTFMVRLRSYFEPNPKKPVHFLSLRGLGYQFVKEPE, encoded by the coding sequence ATGAGTGACCAATTTCAAATCCTGCTTGTTGAGGATGAACTCAACCTGGCCCGCGGATTGATCTTCAATCTGGAGGCGGAAGGATATCAGGTTATTCTGGCCTCTGACGGTCTGGAGGCCATGGCGCAGGTTGAACAAGGCGGGTTCGACCTGGTCGTCCTGGACCTTATCCTGCCCCATCTTAATGGGTATGAAGTTCTGCAAAAGATCCGCCAACTGTATCCTCGCCTGCCTGTGATCATACTCACCGCCAAACTGGAAGAAAGCGACCGTGTCCTGGGCCTGGAACTGGGGGCGGATGACTACCTGACCAAGCCTTTTCACCTCAAAGAGCTTCTTCTGAGAATCAAGGGGATGCTGCGGCGGTTGACGTGGTACGCTGAGCCAAGACCCGAGGAGCCATACTGCTTCGGACAAAACCGCGTTGACTTCAACACGTTCAAGGCTTACGGGGCAGGGGGGCAGGAGCGAACCTTGACCGTCAAGGAAGCCTATCTGCTCAAGGTCCTGATTGACCATGAAGGCAAGGCCGTGAGCCGCAAGCAGCTCCTCGAGGAGGTCTGGGGATATCACCCGGATATGGTGACCCGGACCGTGGACACCTTTATGGTCAGGCTGCGGTCATACTTTGAACCCAACCCCAAAAAACCGGTCCACTTCCTCAGCCTGAGAGGATTGGGCTACCAGTTTGTTAAGGAGCCGGAGTAA